The window TGAAATTTTATGACTGATCGTAGGTAATTGCTGAAAGGCTATCTGAAGAAGAAATTGGGGGTCTGAAAGAGTTGTTCAAGATGATAGACACAGACAACAGTGGAACAATAACATTTGACGAACTAAAAGAAGGCTTAAAACGTGTAGGCTCCGAACTTATGGAGTCTGAGATTAAGGATTTGATGGATGCAGTAAGAAGCAAAGCTTTCTTTTATTTATGTATGCTTACATTCATTATTGTGTGTCGTCGTTCAAACTAATGATGTTATTATGTTTGGTAGGCAGACATTGACAACAGTGGAACAATCGACTATGGTGAATTTCTTGCTGCTACAATTCATCTGAATAAGCTAGAGCGGGAAGAGAATTTGTTGTCAGCCTTCTCATATTTTGATAAGGATGGTAGTGGTTTCATAACCATCGATGAGCTTCAACTAGCTTGCAAAGAGTTCGGCTTGAGTGAACTGCATCTTGACGACATGATTAGTGAAATCGACGAAGACAATGTTAGTTACTCATACACcatttgccttttcttttcttcattctcTCTTGCCTATTTCCGTCTTCAACATGGCTACTTTTGATTATACATATCAATCAACGAGCTAAGATCAATAGTTCCCCAAATCTTTATGTCAATTTGAAGCGTTTTACCTACTTATGAAAATGAACTTGAAAATTACTTTTGCTTTCCTTTCGATGTTATCTGTTTAAACATGTCTATTAACCGtatatgtttctatttattgaTGAAACTTTTTTGGTTCTATTTGGGTTTATGCAGGATGGACGTATAGATTATGGGGAATTCGCAGCAATGATGAGAAAAGGCAACGGAGGAGTAGGAAGGAGGACAATGAGAGGGCCGATGAATTTAGGAGAAGCTCTTGGGTTGTCAGCAAGTGCTAACAACCAATCTATCGACAATCCTACCTGAGATgcttatatattttatttgtgtATCTTGGAATTCTTCAACACAAAAGCTTTGGTCCTATTTATGGTTCCATAaacttttctaaaaaaacaaaaactaggCGTCCTTGCTGTGCTAAATCTCATTTGAGAAACAGACATTTAAATGGAAGACATCAGATGAAATTATTTCAGCAAAAACAGATTATACGAATTAATACAATAGCAAAGTCTAGAAAAGATTATTATCGTTACATTTCTTTCAGTTGAAGCTACAAAAAGTAATTTGCAATGTCAATTCATGAAGCAGAGGAATATGGTTTGGCAATACAAGATCAAAATACTGAAAGATGTTTATAACTACAACTTGCTTGAGAAGGCAAGGTACTTGGTGTGGCGACCCTGAGCAATAATTTTACCATTGCTTTTTCTCCTCAATTCGACATTAATTACTGCTATGGTCTTTCCCATGCGCAAAACTTTGCTGTCGATCTCGATCTCCTCCTAAAATAGCAGAGAGAAAGTAGGATACAAACACTTGAGAATAGGTTCAATGAGAAGAATCCATGGAAATGACTGATGCCATGTAAAAGCAATTTAAAGAAACATAACACATTTTCCACCAACGGTGATGTGGGAGCTAAATCACTTGCATTTTCTTTTCTGCATAAAACTAGTTTTTGTTAAAACAAATGAAAGCACCAAAACAAGACAGACAAAAATATGGCTCACCAGTTACCAACAACGGTAAACAACGAAGCTAAGTTGGAAAATCTAGGCCCACCTATTCTCTTCTAATTTCACCTTCAGGTTAAAACCCGATATAATTCGTCTCCTTTTCTCTTAAACTTACCTAGAATTGCCATCCTTTAAGGATTACCTATGCAGATTAAGAATCCAAGAACATGATTCTTCAAAAATGTAAGGAATTTGTTACCTGTCATGATATATATAGTTAACTGAATCCGCTAATACCTTTCATGCAATTCCTCATATCATAACTCATATGTTATGTGTTTTAAAGTAACTTAATCAAAACTTTATAACTCAGATTTCTTCAACTATTTGTCCATGAATTGCTTTTCTGCGAGAAAACAAATAATGAAAATCCAGTTTATTCTTTTCCCCTTATCCAGTGACAGTGAGGGGAGACTGGAGAGGGGATCTTTACACTATTTACAtcactagaaaaaaaaaatgtgtttaGTGATCTCAGATTGACACTAAGTGGTGAATTGATCTCAAATTCATCCGGGTAGGAATTTGAGGTTATACAGCTTCTTATTAAGAGCTGAAATTCAGATGGACACGAAGTGGAGCAGTGATCTCAAATTGGATATCTGATATTAGATACAAAACTTATAGAGAAGGAGTAATGTGATCAATTGAAAGGCAGAAAAAGGGGAAAGTGGAACTGACATCGAGATAAGCAGCATCTAAGTAGGAGAGGTTAATTTCGAGGGAGACTCCGGTGGTGGTAGCGCCCAAAGTCTTTAACGCTGCAGAACCAATACAATCGACGAGTGAGGCCGAAGCACCTCCGTGCAAGGAATTGTTCTCGTTCTATCTCCAATAGTGAAACATGAAGAAGTAAACAGAGAAATAAAATTTAAGGAGAGAGAGGAATAGGTAAAATAAAGAGTGTGGAGATCTAATTAGGAAGTGAATCGAAGAGAAGAAGGGTGGATTGAGAGGAAATCACGCACGAGCAAACGAGCAGGGACTTTGAGAGAGCAAAGGATACGACCAGGTTGGATGAGATCAACGCGAATACCAGTCATAATGAAGTTTTCATAAAACCTGAAGGGAAGGACATCGATGGCGGACGCATCATCGCCAAGCTTCTCCAGGTATCTCTTTGTCTTCTCCATCACCACTGACTCTGTAAGCTTAATCTCCTGTTCCCAATTTCATACGGTACGAAATGAAGCAAACATCATCAATACCTATTTATTGgttaagaattaaaaaaaaaaaaaaacaaaaaacaaaaaaaaaaaaacaaaaaaacaaatatttacgGAAAGTTTGGTTacagtattttttttttttttttactttgaatTGAGTTGTTTACTATTATCAAAAAGAGCAATGGGGAAGTTGATGCCATATCGCCAAAACTGATAATCATTTTGGTGCAATATCGCCAACGTTTGACAGCGGTGAAAAGACAACTCCAGTAAGATTTTATCTCATAATTCCGGAATAAAATACTTATTAGAAAAACTCctttaaaaagtagttaaaaaaattcatttgtatATTTCATTTTAGGGTGCTTTTATAAATAAACCCATGTTTTCGGTAAGAAACATATTtcgaaagattttttttttttctttggtcaTTTTCTAAAGGTATTTGCATTAGCCATTTTGCGTCAATTTAAAGGGTATTGTTTGGTATTTCTAAAGggttttccttttgttttacTTTTCATGCGTATGTTCAGAATATGAATTAATAAGATTACAAATCCCACGTGGTTTATAATGTAATGAATCATATTGTGTTGTGTATATCTCAAACCTGTTAGTAGGATTACTAGTGGAGTATTTTCAATATTCACCCTACCCCACACACCTCCAAGAAATAACAAAGAATACGGCGAGTGATGGATTTGCTGCATTAAAGTTCTTCAATTTTCATGGATTAATAATGAATTTACTATTAGTTTAGtttattgttatattttacaattttttaactattagtttatatttgataattttagaataaattggAGGCAATTCACTGAAAGAAATAGCACTTAATTGAGACATATTACTTAGTTAAAAGAAGGTTACCGCGAATTATTTGGAACCTTAAGCTTTAGCCCACAAAAGGCAGCAATAAGTTGGAGAAAGCAATAGGGCCAAACCTGAAACCACCATTCTGATGGGTTTCCAAAGCAATAGCCAACAAAACAAGACATATAAATCTATAATAAAATGTAAAGGGGAAGTGGGCTAAGCTCAATATATATTTAGTCAAATATCTGCTAAACCATAGACACGGACACAGACAAAGAAGGGAGAAAGGGGCCTAAGAATTTAGTATAAAATGCTAACAATTGCTATTTACAAAGGATGGCTTTGGTTGAAAATTGAAATGCATCAAGTGTTTTCGCTCATTCCAAAGATTTAAGAAGCCTGAATAACGCTGCCGCTTCTCTAATCCGAGAGAATTCGATGCAGAAAGCTTGAACTTCGATGAAAAGATCTTTGACTGCAACCAAACCCAAATCGCTGAATTTAGCAAACTAGAGCTGTGATTACTAGATGTGATTATAAAACAATTAACAAGATATTAATTTGGATTTGTCTTCCATTCCAAGGTATTAAGAACTgatattaataaaaagaaagaaataaaaggcAGGACCTAAAATTATAACAATCTAAACATGACATTCAATAACAGTAGGGTTTTGCATACCGAGAAAACAACGCTCTGTTTTAAGATAATAGGGATACTATAAATAACAAAAGGGTGCTCTCATAAGAGCTCTGAGCCAAGCCATCCGAAGAGATCACAGCTCTTATTGACTGCTTATACAGATGTCATATGGAAGGGACTGTTTATCCAAAGAAGATTGGATTCTTCCTTTGGGAAGTCTCTCACAAGGTCAATACTACCATGCATATTCTATGACTAACATGGTTATCTCCCCCAGCTGAGCCACATTCCCCCTTCCTGCCCATTTGCTTCCTTTTACGGAGGAAGATTTTAAACCCCTGTGATAAAAACCCAGAAGACTATCTATTGCACTTTAATGGACATTTGAAAGCACCAAGAGTAAAATTGAATAACCTCCAAAGTATAGGGACCAACATGGTATTCTAACGGGACCAACATGGTGTCCTAACCTAAAAAAATAAGTACGATACTGGTTAATTGAACTAGCCAGACGATTTGCATTTCCAAAACTTTCCATGGTATTCTAACCTATGAGTGTAATACTGGTTAATTGAACTAGCCAGACAATTTGTATTTCCAACACAAACAAAATTAGGTACCCAACATCAAAATACCTATATGACTTGGCATGTGGTACAAATCCATTATGATTCTCACATCACATAAGAGAGGACACTTATTACTTCATAAATCTAGACTTGTCCAATCACATTACTAGTTAGAAAGATGCGTACAAAAATGTCAAAGGAAACAAAGGCGGTAGAAGAAATCACAAACCTGAATAGAATGTTCTGAAGAATACATATAATCTTTTTAATTCAAGCGGCGTGAAAGGAACTTACCATTAATGATGTTATTTCGAATTAAACTCTGTAGAAAAACGCATACAAGTCGAACTAATCTGTTCTGCATGTACTTATCCTGGGAAAAATAAGGAATAAAGAAGTTTAAAATCTTGACGATGTTAAACCAAAAACCAAACACACACAGACCAGCTTTTGGTACAAAACAAGCTAATACTCAAAATGCAGTGAGTTCCAAATATACTCCGATAATCTCTCCCTAAGAACAGTCTACTAATCCACTACCCTTCCCATAATGGGGTACTCAAGAACCTACACCATCCTCTCATATAAAGTCTGCACAAAAAAAAGTGAACCCCTACCAGAGACACCCCCACACATATGATGCTAAAAGGACATAACAACAATAAATGATTTAGGTCATCAACTTCCGCTCTGACGAACACATTAATTGGAGCCCAAGACACAAGAGGCTAATCCCAGCAAGTAGAATCCTTCCCAAGGGGCAACCAACCAAGCAAAGGTTCAAGGGATGAGGATGCCTAATCCCTTGAACCATTAGGATCCTTACATTTTTATCTTTAATgatgtttatttttttccatcttTAATGAAAAAGGTTTTCATCTCCAAAAACATAAgaacaaattattaaaataagaGAATTGAGTTCATAAAAGTAACATTTCTTCAAGGGCCAACACTTACAAGACAATATAAACTAAAAAGCCTCAAATGTTGAAAACTCAAAAGTGTAGTAAAAGTACATACTTTTATGCCCTCGCATGATGATATACAATTAGTGATGTACATGTGTATGAACTCAGAGGGAAGTTCAACAGCTGTCGTTAGCCGGTTGACAACTTCCATAGAGTGTAAACTCATGTCCATGTTAACTAGTACAGTAAAGTACCTGCAATTAAAAGGTGAGATGATGAATCCAGGGAAAAGAATTCAGGAAGAAAGTACCAGAAGACACAGCCAAAAGCAAATCAACATGTGGATGGAAATCCATACTCTGCAATTTCGGGAGAATTAATCAATTTCTTCAGAACTTCAACTGCAATAAGGGGATTGTTTTCCACCAGCTCCTAATGATaagaagaagaatttaaaaagaTGAGGCACACCAACATCTTTTCTAACAAAATCAACTATGAGATCGTCCAAACACATACAGGAAGCTTTCGGGGTGTCAGTCCACAATGATATACAAGCTTTGGGTCATTTGCCAACTCCACCACCACTTGCTGGTCTCAACCAAAGAACAAACTATTAGTCATTTCATCCTTTGGCATTCATTATGCAAGGACAAAACTCATGTGATAATTAACAAAGTAACTGGAGGACTTGAACCTCTTGCTGCGCAGGTATAAGAGGTCCCTTCAGAGCTTTTGCAATTAAGTCCCTTACAGCTGCGCCTCTACTAGTGTCAACGCACATTCTATGGTCCCATAAGAGTTCATGATGATCATCAAGGTTCAACCACACCAACTGAAAAGGAGCTTTGCCAAGTATAGATCAGGTGTGCTCTATTCCATCTAAACTGCATATGTTAGTTCAAAATAAGAGATAAATTGTGTCTCACCTCTCCATTCTGTATTGGAAGCCTTGGTGGAAGAGGCCTAATCCACTCGGGACTTGATCCTTGAAGTGATAAATTGGACAATAACCCCAGCAAGGTCTTATCTCTCTCTCCAGATCCCAATTTAGGTGCCACTCCAGGTAGCAGGTCGAACCTAAGAAGTCCAACATCATATAAATAACAAAATGGAAATAATAAGTTAGTGCAGAGGCTAGACCTTTAACACATAAATCATTGGTGCGGGAACTCAAGGATGAGGGGAGGGGAGAACTCATACTCTGCGGAGTCTGCATCACAACCCAGTGGGACATCAGGATCTGGCACCACACTTCTCACAGAACAATCTTTCAAAAGGCAATCAAATGATTGAGC is drawn from Cucumis melo cultivar AY chromosome 11, USDA_Cmelo_AY_1.0, whole genome shotgun sequence and contains these coding sequences:
- the LOC103499601 gene encoding uncharacterized protein LOC103499601, translating into MEKTKRYLEKLGDDASAIDVLPFRFYENFIMTGIRVDLIQPGRILCSLKVPARLLNENNSLHGGASASLVDCIGSAALKTLGATTTGVSLEINLSYLDAAYLDEEIEIDSKVLRMGKTIAVINVELRRKSNGKIIAQGRHTKYLAFSSKL
- the LOC103499604 gene encoding uncharacterized protein LOC103499604, with translation MFKISNKEVKSGSMKMSLTADESRTLYSLLAGGDHRPFSDILADFTSKIPRTRHFVACYSLLVLLEPKKLLRATQRLVGFSILHQTYSSQKSSFNPFISFIVNAASDEEAEKYERAFVFQLLATDTSSSGKEFLKQTASDYIKGFDPSLHAFPQLEQLQQQFCDKVQAQSFDCLLKDCSVRSVVPDPDVPLGCDADSAEFDLLPGVAPKLGSGERDKTLLGLLSNLSLQGSSPEWIRPLPPRLPIQNGELVWLNLDDHHELLWDHRMCVDTSRGAAVRDLIAKALKGPLIPAQQEQVVVELANDPKLVYHCGLTPRKLPELVENNPLIAVEVLKKLINSPEIAEYFTVLVNMDMSLHSMEVVNRLTTAVELPSEFIHMYITNCISSCEGIKDKYMQNRLVRLVCVFLQSLIRNNIINVKDLFIEVQAFCIEFSRIREAAALFRLLKSLE